The following nucleotide sequence is from Mytilus trossulus isolate FHL-02 chromosome 9, PNRI_Mtr1.1.1.hap1, whole genome shotgun sequence.
TTATTTTATCAGCATATACGATTGTTCACATGATTTCCAAACTAGGccattaaatgtatatatatacattgtatatataaaaaaaattgtaggcgtaaaaaaaaatcacatatgcAGATAtctatattcataaaataattagTAAAATAAGTAACAATAACGTTCCATCCCCTTTCAATAGGCTTCATCCagtctacatttaaaaaaaaggttttgtttGAGAATGTTTTTAACAGGTGTCAAGATGGGCACTAattggagattttttttttcgggtGCTTTATTTGTTCTTTATGAACTCGCAACCGTTCACAGAGGCTTTTCTCGGTCTGTGCAATATTATTTTCGTGACAACCAGGACACGTGTTTTTCATGACACCAGGTTTGCTAGGGTCACGATAATTATAGTAGATAGACCGGGAATAGCCATCGTCAACGCGTGAGAGTTCCCACCTTTGTTTGTTTGCTGCCTTGTAGGCTTCAGTACAGGAATTTAAGGAATTGTTTACTCCTCCCAACATCATGACTTTCATTTATCCgaaatattgaacattttttcaTGATGATACTTTGTGGTGAAGTTGTACTCTTTAAGACTTGCTAATCTTAGCGGCAATAAGTTAAATGAGACATTTAACTTAAACCCTACGTATTGCCTGTAGTTTTCATGCattacaattgagaatggaaatgggaaatgtgtcaaagagacaacaacccgaccatagaaaagacaacagcagaaggtcttCAATGcggcgagaaattcccgcacccggagttgtccttcagctggcccctaaacaagtatatatactagtttagtgataatgaacaccatacttaactccaaattgtacacaagaaactagtGTTGATCTTTTTCCCTTCAATCTGATGATGGAAATTCAACttattgcacaatataattttatGCAATAACTTTTACTCTGGTATATTCTATGATTTATTCATGATATTCTTAGTTTCCTAATAGTATCTGCATTCATTTGACAGATTTTAAAAAGAATCATATTCATGACAGAATTAACTTTTAGTTTTGTGtggtacaaaaacaaataaaaatttttttttttttaaaaactgaatgaatCTAATACAACAAGGGGTGAGATTCtacataataattataataatcatttgaagatattttctcTTCACAAATCTGGCTGGTTTGAATTGATCAAAAGTAGCAAAATCTAGATATGTGTTATTTATTCACACCATTTTTCCGTTTGTTATATTGGATCAgtaaattttctttgttaaaatatttgttaaatatccCTAGACCATCTTGTCTTTTTAACTTCATTATCTGGGTTCTTAGCATCAAGTTACAATATGTATATTGAGGAAAAACATATTGAATTGTCACGGTTAAATTTCGAATCAGAGAAAACATAAGCATATACCCTACAGAAAAGTACGATGATCTTATGGCAAAGATAAAACTTTTGGAATTATCAGAAATAGGTAACAAAACAttactctggtatctttcgctctTCTCTTGTattacaattcaaacaaaagtaTGACATTTTTTCCATTGGACGTTTTTAGATGTTGATAACAAAAATCAACGAAAATGATGAATAAAGTTATTGAAACTCTTTGGTATTTAGGAAAAGGCACATAAAGCAACGAGCATGATTAAACATGCTTAAATTTCACGTGATGCTATTgaaccatttttttaatttgagaaaattttaatatataaaaagaaatcatgTAGAAAAAGGTGCAGTAGTGAAACCCATTCTATCTGGAAACTTTAATAGTAGAGGACAAGTTGATTTGATGGATTTTCAATTAAACGCAGATGgaacattttaatttctaatgGTGGTTCAAGATcaattaacaatattttgtaagaTCAAAGCTCTTCAATAAATATGTTCCTCAGAGCTAGTTTTTAATCTTACTATATGTGGAATTACTACTAATTTTAAGGTGTAATATCCAAATTGTACGGCTGATACCAACAGAGTTCGTTCGCAATCGTTCTGGCAAACACTGTAATATTTGGATGCAAAAAAAATAGGGACAGCATAAGTTTGTCAAACAGTGGCATTACCAAAACCAGTCATTATTTGGTTAACCTTTTTCCTAGGGTTTATGCTTAATGCcaaatttcacttattgccgctaacatatatacatatatataaagtgtgttGTTGTGTGCTTGAATGTACTTATGCGCACTGTTCAATTTGTTCATAAAATTGTATTGTActatcacatatttttttcagctgCTTCAGTTCAACGGCAGGTATATGAAGCAACTGCACGAAAATCGTACAAAATCCATTGTGAAGTCTCGGGTGGAGACCGGGTGTTTTGGCGGAAGAATGGTACAAAGTTAAAgctaaacaatcaacaaaaatatgtaGGCGGGAATCTAAGTAATCCATCACTCTTAATAAGAAACATAAGTTATTTAGACAAAGGAATATACACATGTGAAACATCACTCGAAAATTTAACAGCGATAAGTAAGAAGATACAGCTTTTCGTCAAAGGTAGCTATGTTATAAGATTATACTCAATACACTGTAATATATATGCTCAAATTTACCCACAGTTATCCCGTTGAAATTAACCATTAAACGTTCTGAAAGACGTTATTGAGCAATAACCGATAACTGTGTGTATGCTAATCTATATAGAAGAAGGGTGAAATATACATGTCTCCTTTTAAGCTAATTAATAAAAAGAGTATTTGATGACTTTCGTGCTTCATTAGATCTTTTGACGGTTGCTCGCTATTTCATATAGTAGAACGTTTGGTTTTGTCAGTTCTTAGGACTTCCCTCCTTTAGAATTAAGCCagttatttgaaattgaatctttcatttaaagtataaatattgtaaatattgcttgtcacattttaaaatatttaagaaattataaaactaGTTCTTACTAGTTTCGAAAATAGACTCATGTCTCCTGTAATGGCAATGCGATTTGTGTTCGTACCTGACAACAACAGTACATTTGAACACTTTCACATTAAAtgtccccttttaaaattgttatacgatgatgactgatgtacccattttttgactattttattaattgtgactgtttatttaacgcatcatgtaaatataacggaatttgatgagactgttattgaAGTAAgaggttagcgctatagaaccaggtttaatccaccattttctacatttgaaaatgcctgtaccaagtcaggaatatgacagttcttgtccattcgtttctgatgcgttttgttatttgattttgccatgtattatggactttcctaattgattttcctctgagttcagtatttttgtgatttaactttttggtCATCAGACTGAAATCGACACTTCGTTGGGTTTTTTTCCAAGCAAACTGcaggttgtaacaaaaatgtcagaatatttTTGCTTATTGAAAACACAACTTAATGTGATAAAAAGGAAACTAAACGGTtgtattttaagataaaatatgaaaaaaagaaaaattggggtcaatGGACTTGTCTTtgttaatacaaaacaaaatacattacatattcgaataaaaaagcatgttagctgtcgtttgtttatgtaatttatacctgtttctcgtttctcgtttttttatatagattagaccgttggttttcccgtttgaatagttttacactagtaattttggggccctttgtGGCTTGtagttcggtgtgagccaagactccgtgttgaaggccgtatattgacctataatggtttacttttttaaattgttatttggattgaaagttgtctcattggcactcacaccacatcttcttcctatatctatgttatCTGAATTTAATCCCTTATATGGTACAGATCCAAAAAATGACtcaaaattaaacatatcaTGAATCTAGaataaacattaacaaaaaaaaaatacaaaataaataatggtcttaaataaaaagtttaataaatagACAACATTCTTTCCTTAAAATTTTCACATGTCATTGAAGAAATAGACCAATAAATGTTTTCAGAAATTAACAGCCAAAGATGACAGACGACACTAAAGCTACCTTGTGTCATGCAACTGCTTctgaagatattttttatttaacatagCCGCATTTTTGGAGAAATGAGATGTTTAAGTTCTGAAACAAGTTAAGGCATGTTGGGGTTGTTAACTCTTAACTTTAAATTGTGTGTTACATAGgttcttttgtttaaaaaaatctgtgttCAATTGCTTTTGTTGTGTTTGAACttgcaaaatgttatttttgcaaGTGCTAGGGAAATCTATAACGAAAAACATATTAAACTGGTTTGATAGACGGTTGTAATAATAACGACCTGCTTGACGTAAAAAGATTGAAACATTGTGATTTTTTAGTTGTTCTTTATTCTTGTCAAAATACTTTAATAGAACGACCTGTTTAAAAAGAATAACACGTTAAATAATTCCATCTGTCCGATGTGCTTTTTTGGATTTTAGTAGTTAGTTAgtatttgttattgttattgctattgatatatttaaatgataaactgtTGTTTTCCAGCTATACCCCGGGTAGCCGTAGCTAGTCAAATAACCGAAATTACAACAGGCAGTGACACTATACTAGATTGCTCTTATGAATCATTTCCTAAGCCTTTGAAGATTTATTGGAAACATAATGAAAAGATCATCCAACTTTCAGATAATTCCAAAACTAAATACAATGGCAGTTCAGTAAAAATGCCTAATTTAGTTATATATGACACAACTCAAAGTGATTCTGGAAACTATATCTGTGTTGTTGAAAATACTATCGGCGCTGGATACAGTAGGACACTTCAGCTTATTGTTAAAGgtataaatattatatcatcTTTGTAGTTATTGTGGTCTCTTCGCCGTTTTTTTGGcgttgtttgggttttttttgctaTGTCACGTTTTTGCCGCCGTAGGAGTTTTAATTTACCTATTGGTATTTTCCAACCgtctttaaataataaacaaattaaccaGTGTGAAATAgatttgaacaaaaacaatcaaaaataataataattcaatcaTAGGTTCGTCAGTTGTATGTCTTACTTCCGCTTGTAATAAATCCACGTGTCTTGAGTTACTAGTTATAAAAGAACAGGGGAGAAAAAGAGAAGggaaagataccaaagaaatattcaaactcAAATGTCGAGAACAAACTGACTAGTGAAAGCAAGAACAGGAAAACATACCAATAGGCATAAAACCAATTTACAAACTGAACCGCACGAACCCAACCATGGAGTATCTCAAGTGCTCCGGCAGTCTAATTTGAAAGTACACATTCGTAGTCAAGAATGCAGTTTTACATCTTATTGTTGTTTTCACTCATTAGGCAAGTTGGTTTACTGGGATCATTTTTTGGTAATCCTGGCAATTGCCTCAAAtgtaaaattgattataaaaaaattaaatatcaattttcgGAATTCATGGTATTTTGGTTTTGTCtttagatcatttttttttgagatttttgagaTACTATGCAAAAGATGAAAAGAATTTTAGCAAACGAAATATCGGGGATTTTTGTCTAACTATAATTGAACGTtaaaaatccaaatatatttttgtaaattatgcTCATACAATGTACAAACGGATAAAGTTTTAACattcaataaaaattacttctgaaaataaacaaacacaatgggtaaaaaattgataacaacacgtttaataaaatattgcgTCCAAAGTAATTTTCTGGATTTCCCTTCATCAGGAACCCTCAAAGCAAACCATTttaaatccgaagatgtataagtactgaaaccgttgaagaggtatatgtcaaaaatatatatatccaaatCAATAtcaagccaactttgcctgagggagttgaaaccttatgttcataataatttcaaattcataaacGGACAactttagtaaagtttgttaaatcatgtcagtacctcaattctgactactgagctggtgataccctcggggactgatagtccaccagcagaggtatcgacccagtgctgtaaaaaatatatacttagtTTTCATATCTGCTTTCAATTACAAACAACTTCATAAAAGCCTCTAAGTTTTgtttcatgtatttatataataaactatttttaCCATAGAACCAGAAAAGAACAAATCAACACCAGGAGTGGTAATTGGTTGTGTCTGTGCGATTTTAGTGGctattttgattgttattggTTTGATTGTGCTACATCGGaggtttgttatttattttgggTTATGTGacattgattaaatttttttagaCCGCTTATGACATgtttcaattcaaaatataaagaatctTGCGTGTCGTTAGACTGTAAAAAATGATTACAAgcttttttgtagatttttacttatatataaatttcttcAATTACATTTTAGAGAATGGAGTTTGAatgtaagttttaaaaagtaaaataaaaataaagttgatcaaaaaaatgtataactatATACATAGGACTCTGAACCACGATGGTACACCGAACCGCAATGGTCACGCTGAGGTTCAATGTTTTGACGCTGGAGTAGGTTTTTGATCACACTGATAGCTTCGCCGAAGTGCGATGGTGGTAAAGCTGTAGTAGGATACATTTTCAGAGCTTTGCATGTCAATGTAGAAGTCAATGTGTatgttaaatgcagtttttaagtttataatgaagagataaatgatCTTTTAATACTACGAGAATCAGGGATATTTCGTGGTTAGGGAAAAGTTAACCTTCTGTTTCGtgtttttatctataaaatgtTCCCTTTACGTACCAGTGAGCGTGGCATTTCTTAAATACATACGAGTAGTAGACAGAcggaccatcgcacttcagcaTGACCACCGCACTCCAGCGTCCCAACATGACTATGAgttctacatatatatatatatatatatcactgactcagacgtacttatgaatataattattttctgtgactgtatcttacattaatttgtaggatcctttactatagataatttagctgatctgtaacaataacatcttcatgccttatatatcatgtactatagtacgccgctagattaaaactgacgtggaaaggtaacacatgcccaccaaaAGCTCTTTtaatgagagcccaggtggtcgtgtggtctagcgggacggctgcagtgcaggcgatttgatgtcacgatatcacagtagcatgggttcgaatcccggcgagggaagaaccaaaaatttgcgaaaacaaatttacagatctaacattgttgggttgatgtttagacgagttgtatatacattatgtacacagccatgtatcaccatcattgatggcgatccgatggatacatctgttgtagggttgttactgactcagacgtacttatgaatataattattttctgtgactgtatcttacattaatttgtaggatcctttactatagataatttagctgatctgtaacaataacatcttcatgccttatatatcatgtactatagtacgccgctagattaaaactgacgtggaaaggtaacacatgcccaccaaaAGCTCTTTtaatgagagcccaggtggtcgtgtggtctagcgggacggctgcagtgcaggcgatttggtgtcacgatatcacagtagcatgggttcgaatcccggcgagggaagaaccaaaaatttgcgaaagcaaatttacagatctaacattgttgggttgatgtttagacgagttgtatatagacaacatcttcatgccttatatatcatgtactgtagtacgccgctagattaaaactgacgtggaaaggtaacatatggccaccgaaagctctttaatttgagagcccaggtggtcgtgtggtctagcgggacggctgcagtgcaggcgatttggtgtcacgatatcacagtagcatgggttcgaatcccggcgagggaagaaccaaaaaatttgcgaaagcaaatttacagatctaacattgttgggttgatgtttagacgagttgtatatacattatgtacacagccatgtatcaccatcattgatggcgatccgatggatacatctgttgtagggttgtcactgactcagacgtacttatatatatatatatatatatgtataatattttttttaaatttgcaaaaaCTACATTTCACATCAAATAATAACAGTTCGTTAAAATATCGTCACTAACGCTTTCATGCCTTCTGGCAATCATCAGGCGACGTTTAAACAATGTCCTTGACGACACTGCCGTTGGTAACGTTTATTACGTTACAATAACGATAAGGGGAGATAAATAAAACGTGTTTACGTAGATCCGTTTAATTTTGGCTGAAAGTCCTTTATAAAGTGTGCTTCCTTTGCCagtcttttacattttttcggTTGGTTCATTTTATAGAACGGATACACGGTAAATTTTCCACTACTGCACGTTTCGAAATGTTCGCTCACATCTTGCATTCGTGTGGATGGATCTCGTATCTGTTGTCTGTGAACACGAactctttgacacattgaaTTTCCAGTATGTCCGATGTACCATTCCTTGCAAGTGATGCACACAATACAGTAAATTATTTTTACCGTTTTGCAATTCATGTCTGCATTTGGAACAATGGTTTGGCCGTTTTTCAATGTTATTTGCGGGCCGGTTGCCATATATTCACACAGACCACATCTAGGGTCATTACATTTTGAAACGTAGTGTTGTATGCCATgtgtataatacatatatatctgttttgtccggttaaaaaaaaaattaacagtcTAATTTGCAAATCTGCTTTTCAACGAAATTATGTTGAtggtttgataaaaatattttctaataaaacaaagaactGGTTTCTGCAACTTCTACTGTGAAAGGTTTCTTTTTTTGGAATTCGAAGTGTAAATAGCCAATGAATTTGCAggtttcattttctattttgtttcccCGACTCTGACCTTCCTATGAGATCAatttgaaagaagaaaaaagcaaaataacaaaattttgaactgCGAATGAGATTCTAAACGATAAGTCcctaagcaaatggcaaaatcataagctcaaacacatctaacgaatgcgaaacaactgttatattacTAACTTTGAACAGCCATATtcatatgtaaaaaatggtagattaaacctggttttatagctaaacctctcacttgtataacagttgctggcaatttgttttatatagcaAACAAATCTAGAACTTActccttatttttaaattttttttttatttaaagccGTTTTCCATGTTTTTCCTTTCGTTTTTACTTCaacaattttttatcattttgtgtttttattccAGACGCTCCAACAATGTAAACAACAAAAGACCATTCCAAGTAGAAACAATTAGTAATGCAGAAAACGTTGAGTTGTGTGCCGATGGTAAGTGTATTCTTCTTACAAATGTCTTATACTAATTTAAAGAGATGAAACATGTAATGACGTTTAAAATATTGCATACTTCTTCTTCCTATCTCAATCTTTTCcctgacaaaaataaattaaacctATGATCTTTGACCAATCTGACTATTTAAGTTTTCCCATTGATATTCAGCAATTGatattaagatttattttcGATCATCTGATTTGCTATGCACCCGTCAGTTTACGTTATAAACACTTCTGGAATATCTTCATAAAACTAAACCTTCTCAAACAGGGTGATCATAATAACTACGACTGAAATCGACACCACTCACCTGTGATGGTTAAAAGTACTCGGATGAGTTGATTGAAAAGATGTGTTTGTGTTCCACTTAACAATAATATGTTTTCGCGTTCATATATCATTAGTCTCAAGAACAAAACTGTCTTTTCCCTACACTAATATTACTTGAAATCAATTTTGGGTTCACATTGCGGGAGATGCgtctatatttttattcatggcTTTCGTTCGTTTGCTTTccaaatgaaatcaaattaCCATTTATTCTTAATCAAGACAGGCTTATTTGTACATCGACATCTATATTCATTTGTTTTGGCCAatcttacttttataaaatggtATAACCCTAATCCCATCTATGAGGCAATTAGTCAAGTATCATATGAATTTATGAAAACTACGTCTGACCAACTATAACAGTGATACAAAATAGTATATATTCTTACTATGGTATAGATGCACAAACATAGCCCTTTCTTATCAACTTTTAACTAATGTTTAATGCAAATGAATAATACgtagacatattttttttcctagaGGTTATTTGTATATAAGTCGGGCAACTAATGCGTGAATTGACTAAAACCCTTATCGTTTTATGATAAGGCTGCCAATTCATATACGCTTTTAGTACTCATATCTCCTCATTGTGGTTAGGCATCATTCATACATATAATTATAGCTAGGGTTCTcactaaggatttttgaaggtGAGTGCAGGGACTCGTCATTTTTGGCAATTTTGAACATGATTCCAGAAAATTTCCATATGTCCTTAGGGAAAATCCTGTTATAGCTATAATCAGATCTAGTACTATAACTCCAGTTTTTATCAGCTATATTTCCAAATTAAATTTGCATCAATTACCTCAACCtgaaaaaaatgtcagtttAAACAACAAATACACAAGTTTACACTTGTGCGgaccaaaacaaacatacttaaAACAATGTCTAACAGCAATGTCTtacatttataatgtttaatgCATGTATCCTCACTACAGACAAAGCTACTTATTTACAGGGCGTGGTAATAGGGACAATGGATTGAATTTAAATGTAGGCAAAGTGTCTACGTCCGCTCCGGAGAATATAAAGCCTTCAACAGTTCCAATATTAGCAGGAGataatgaatattataatttatcagATGTACAGAGTTCGTGTATCAGGGTGGAAGAACTGCAACAatatattgagaaaaaacaaagaaaCGAGGAACTCAAAAATGAATATAAggtaatcaaaaacaaatgctCTTCACATtcgagaatggaaattgggaatgtatcAAGCAGACTAAAGATCAGAAAACAACCGTAGTCTACCAATATTTCTACAACAAAGATAGAAAAAACCTGAACCCGGACGAGGTCTTCAGGTGGCCCTTtatacacaagtattccacattccaaactaaaagacaaattgaaacagTTGGTATgtctttgcttcataaaaaaagaattgccaacttagatacatgtatcttgtcttaggaCGGAatacatcctactttgtaaaggatcactctgattcaaacaaaacattctcTGGCACTGATATTATctagatgcttgatttttttattgaaaacatatttttcacgtttggaggacgtgttttgcAACAGTctgtcggtattccaatgggaacaaactttgcacctctacttgccgacttacttttttatttattattatgctgacttcatgcaggaacttcttaggaagaaagataagaagttagcaatatcctttaactctactttccgctatattgatgatgttctttcactaaataattcaaaatttggtgaccttctgctgttgtttttttctttggtcgggttggtgtctctttgacacattcctcattttcattctcaattttatgtcatGCTAAATAAACTTCTCAAACTCAAAATGTGTTCAATAAAACTCGTTCTGTTTGTTACCATTCGGCTGAAGTTAATTATGGCTATTCTTTTCATTCATCTGTCGCTCAAGTGCCTTAGATGAGTATTATTTTAACGAGACGCACTTCTAGTCAGAAACATTGTAggcttggtacctttgataagttTATAAGTTTGAATATGAAGTATACAAACGATCTAAGTGTGCGTTTTACTgagttaaattttacaaaaattttagaTGGTTAACTCTTTATTCACATTTATTAACCTTATACCTTAGTATGCCACAATTCAACTACATCATCAAACTATCTTAGTAGCCATGTTAATTATTCATATTAGGttccaatttgaatattaaaaacaaaaacaatgcataTCTTCATTCTTCTTTATTTCATAAGAGCATACCAAATGTAGCAGTGCACCCTACAACTCATGCACAAACAAAGGACAATATGCCAAAGAACAGatttaaaacaacatttccATGTATGTAATATTAATCTAAGGTATACCTACGGAGAATCGACACAGTTTCACTCTATAGCtttagtttataaatttttagtATGATAATTAATAACATGCTTTCTTTGGAAAATCTAAAAATCTAACATAAGTTTCCTTGCtcgagataaaaaaaacaaacggaTCATAATTGAATACCTAATACTTCTGACAGGGATTTGCGGTTTacaatttgagattcttttcATAGTTTTCCATGATAAAACATTATGTCGAGAAATTGGGCATAAAACATCACcgatttcttcttttttgttcTGGGTATATTTACATGTCGCCTGTTTATGTTTATCAGATTTTCATCACcgtacatgtatgtcaaaatgaaatacactcatgtaaaacaatttttaagaatcttttccattataatatattgataaaatttaaaataaccaTGACACAAAATTAGCATTTGGATtgcaaaaacacaaaaaaatctttctttttgctgtttttaaatCATAGTTACAGTCAGGCCTTGCAAAATTACAATGAAAACGCTAATACAAAGTAAAGAA
It contains:
- the LOC134684640 gene encoding receptor-type tyrosine-protein phosphatase alpha-like, translated to MVTLRFNVLTLERSNNVNNKRPFQVETISNAENVELCADGRGNRDNGLNLNVGKVSTSAPENIKPSTVPILAGDNEYYNLSDVQSSCIRVEELQQYIEKKQRNEELKNEYKSIPNVAVHPTTHAQTKDNMPKNRFKTTFPYDHTRVILEFNGGSDYINANYVDGFEKQKCYIASQGKQCFSFQFQEKIFNKELLIYKNP